In the genome of Amia ocellicauda isolate fAmiCal2 chromosome 3, fAmiCal2.hap1, whole genome shotgun sequence, one region contains:
- the LOC136730461 gene encoding musculoskeletal embryonic nuclear protein 1 → MSQPGEVKKKKRPVMKEEDLKGAKDKLGLRGEVRSKTYEVMKECERSGTVAPSVFSGARTGTETVFEKPGQDSKPAKSVFGN, encoded by the exons ATGTCTCAG CCCGGCgaagtgaagaagaagaagaggccGGTGATGAAGGAGGAGGACCTGAAGGGTGCCAAGGACAAGCTGGGCCTGAGAGGAGAGGTCAGGTCCAAGACCTACGAGGTCATGAAGGAATGTG AGCGTTCCGGCACGGTGGCCCCCTCCGTGTTCAGCGGGGCGCGGACAGGCACAGAGACGGTGTTTGAAAAGCCAGGACAGGACAGCAAGCCAGCCAAGAGCGTGTTTGGAAACTAG
- the stimate gene encoding store-operated calcium entry regulator STIMATE, with protein MAEIGLRQMLSRPAEGAVRTAALSAPSLQNSSLSASTTPGSDSRGCENGALMDSFGIFLQGLLGVVAFSTLMLKRFREPKHERRPWRIWFLDTSKQAIGMLFIHFANVYLSDLTEEDPCSLYLINFLLDASLGMLVIYGGVRAVSVLVEWQQWESLRFGEYGEPVQCGAWVGQCALYILIMMFEKVFIILILLIPQWKKLALLNPIQNPQLELAIVMLIVPFFVNALMFWVVDNFLMKKGRTKAKLEEKEAGDDCRGSSKVRYRRAHSHEESESEILISADDEMDDSEAEDDLRRLTGLKPVKKKKHRLGLPV; from the exons ATGGCTGAGATTGGGCTGAGGCAGATGCTGTCCCGGCCGGCGGAGGGCGCTGTGCGAACCGCCGCCCTGTCCGCCCCGTCCCTGCAGAACTCCTCCCTGTCCGCCAGCACGACCCCTGGCAGCGACTCCCGGGGCTGCGAGAACGGCGCCCTGATGGACAGTTTCGGTATTTTCCtgcaggggctgctgggagtcGTGGCCTTCAGTACCCTAATGC TGAAACGCTTCAGGGAGCCCAAGCACGAGAGGCGGCCGTGGAGGATATG gttccTGGACACCTCTAAGCAGGCTATAGGGATGCTGTTCATTCACTTTGCCAACGTCTACTTGTCTGACCTGACAGAGGAGGACCCATGCTCCCT GTACCTCATCAACTTCTTGCTGGACGCCTCGCTAGGCATGCTGGTGATCTACGGAGGGGTGCGCGCCGTCAGCGTGCTGGTGGAGTGGCAGCAGTGGGAGTCTCTGCGCTTCGGGGAGTACG gGGAGCCGGTGCAGTGCGGCGCGTGGGTGGGGCAGTGTGCGCTCTACATCCTCATCATGATGTTTGAGAAGGTCTTCATCATCCTCATCCTTCTCATCCCGCAGTGGAAGAAG CTGGCGCTGCTGAACCCTATCCAGAACCCGCAGCTGGAGCTGGCCATCGTCATGCTGATCGTCCCGTTCTTCGTCAAC GCCCTGATGTTCTGGGTGGTGGATAACTTCCTGATGAAGAAGGGCCGCACAAAAGCCAagctggaggagaaggaggccgGAGACGACTGCCGGGGCAGCAGCAAAGTGCGCTACCGACGCGCGCACTCCCACGAGGAGTCAGAGTCGGAG ATCCTGATCTCCGCGGACGACGAGATGGACGACTCCGAGGCGGAGGACGACCTGCGGCGCCTCACCGGCCTCAAGCCCGTGAAAAAGAAGAAGCACCGGCTGGGACTTCCTGTCTGA